AGCGCAGGCCGGCAAACACGAGGTCCGCCCCAGATGCATTTCCGCCGGCCTTCGGCCGTCGGTTCCGCGCGACTCTGCGAGTCGCGCGGCCGGTTTATGAACCCAAGCCCATGCGGCCGGGACTTTTTACGAGAGGCTCAAGTATTGTGTCCCCGAACGCACCGGTCAGTTGGCGGCGCGGAAGCTGAGAACGTCGCCGTCTTCGACAATGTAGTCTTTGCCCTTGAGCGAGAACTTGCCCGCTTCCTTGACCTTGGCCTCGGAGCCCAGCTCCATGAGGTCCTTGTACTTCATGTGCTCGGCGCGGATGAAGCCGCGCTCCAGGTCGGTGTGGATGGCGCGGGCCGCCTGGGGCGCGGTGGAGCCCTTGCGCACGGTCCAGGCGCGCACCTCGTCGGTGCCGCTGGTGTAGTAGGACATCAGGCCCAAAGCCTCGTAGATGCCGCGCGTGAGCACCGCCACGGCCGGCTCGGTGATCCCCATGCCGGAGAGGAACTCCTCGCGCTCCTTGGGGTCGGACATGGCCGCGATCTCGGCCTCGAGCTTCACGTCGAAGAACGAGAGGCTCATGCGCGAGCCGAACTCCTTTTCCAAGGCCGCGCGCAGGGCCGGGTCCTGGGACTCCTGGCTCATGTTGACCACGGCCGCGATGGCCTTGTCGGTGAGGAACTGGTAGTTGAACAGCACCGCCTTCTCCGGCTCGGTCAAGCCCATATTGCGCACGGTCTTGCCCGTCTCCAGGCCGGCGATGACCTTCTGCACCGCGGCCAGCTCGCGCACCTTCTCGGGCGTGCTCTTGGCGCGCATCTCCTGGCCCA
The Elusimicrobiota bacterium genome window above contains:
- a CDS encoding DUF933 domain-containing protein gives rise to the protein MKIALLGLQGAGKKTLFKLLTGTEVAAVPAKGVPGVFPVRDPRVDALSALYKPEKTTYARMDLLLLPDVEKSEGKAVWLDDVRNLDGIVVVVRAFPDPSVFHPAGTVDARRDLDTFLSELVFADLFLMERRKDKLGQEMRAKSTPEKVRELAAVQKVIAGLETGKTVRNMGLTEPEKAVLFNYQFLTDKAIAAVVNMSQESQDPALRAALEKEFGSRMSLSFFDVKLEAEIAAMSDPKEREEFLSGMGITEPAVAVLTRGIYEALGLMSYYTSGTDEVRAWTVRKGSTAPQAARAIHTDLERGFIRAEHMKYKDLMELGSEAKVKEAGKFSLKGKDYIVEDGDVLSFRAAN